In a genomic window of Pangasianodon hypophthalmus isolate fPanHyp1 chromosome 19, fPanHyp1.pri, whole genome shotgun sequence:
- the LOC113531737 gene encoding filamin-A-interacting protein 1 isoform X4, with product MRSRSSGMEAPDSGCLQVKQPSKDYQKDKEEGDSIEDMIKKSPTTVEKEKEEKVEDGLVRATVKRSQKPAGEKCRKKAGQMQLSKEELLHLLGIMEGEVQAREDIIHMLKSERTRPESLEAQYGSAVPITPLQALQRDNMLTCNKTREDDVYEIPMMELDRLEEKHRETYRRMLEQLLLAEKCHRRTVNELESEKRKHVDFMNKSDDFTNLLEHERERLKKLLEQEKAYQARKDKDHSRRLEKVREELVKLKSFALMLVDERQLHIDQIDQQSQKIMDLSKKLQERDQHLESVTSKYKEDSQRIQKLEVELEHKAAKFSQEHEDMTTKLSSQESQNRQLRTKLAGLSRRIEELEESNKALQKSEEDLQELRDKISRGECGNSSLMAELETLRKRVLEMEGKDEEITKAEAQCKELRRKLQDEENHNRELKLEIEKLQKRMADLEKLEGTFNVSKSECTQLHASLEREKVLTKNLTKELETVKNHVKELQCAESRLEKAESSLKDDLTKLKSFTVILVDERKNMAERIKQEEQKSEDMSKLFKAEQGKVMEITEKLIEESKKLLKLKSEMETKVSALTKEKNDLRTRLACEEEKQNDLNAKVKLMQKRVDCLEEAERRSRNRPDVDKARYADEDNKVKELTEEIDRLKNRLKQLEVVEGDLMKTEDEYDMLEKKFRTEQDKANVLSQLLEEMKSQIARNKAIEKGEAVSQEAELRLRCKMEEAKTRDLQADVLALKEKIHELMNKEDQLSQLQVDYTVLQKRLIEEQDKKKSMSQQILHLTKELEVTKRYSRALRPSMNGRRIVDVPLTSTAVQTDAHTNEALEEETPAVFIRKSVLEENHVMSNLRQKGLKKPAVLDRYPPASAELGMKKSLIPWMKKKEASADAQDALDKLTYKVNGDASPQSPELTMSQKPGQPLHIRVTPDHQNSTATLEITSPRAEDFFSSTTIIPTLGLQKPRITIVPKPTTVSPKGSFDVMDRTKSPVTITTISRAKSPEGSKISYPDSPSSPVSVITVSTSPVMQAPISPEPQETSSMGRAVFKVTPEKQTVPTPVRKYNSNTNIITTEDNKIHIHLGSQYKRSQDSGSSPTLTVRPLTVCTESKETPNMGTVLRSPRQSSTTLGKTTPGKMTSSITITPITSAPSKPTQSVSGTDVQSTRTCSATRIPMSKGMKPGKTVMGLSAVSRIESRAESQSMKIELRKSAVISSVSTAGGKS from the exons ATGAGGTCCAGGAGCAGTGGGATGGAGGCTCCTGACAGTGGATGCCTTCAAGTCAAACAGCCTAGCAAAGACTACCAAAAAGACAAGGAGGAAGGAGACAGCATTGAGGATATGATTAAGAAAAGTCCCACCACggtggagaaggagaaggaagagaaagTAGAGGATGGTCTTGTACGTGCAACGGTGAAGAGATCACAGAAACCAGCAGGAgaaaagtgcaggaagaaagcaGGACAAATGCAGCTTTCTAAAGAGGAGCTGCTTCACCTGCTTGGCATCATGGAGGGAGAGGTGCAG GCTCGTGAGGACATTATTCACATGCTGAAGTCGGAAAGGACGCGGCCCGAGTCCCTGGAGGCTCAGTATGGATCAGCTGTCCCCATCACGCCTCTGCAGGCCTTACAGAGAGACAACATGCTCACCTGTAACAAGACACGTGAAGACGACGTCTACGAGATCCCCATGATGGAG CTGGACCGTTTGGAGGAGAAGCACAGAGAGACGTACAGGAGGATGCTGGAGCAGCTCCTGCTGGCTGAGAAATGCCACCGTCGCACAGTGAACGAGCTGGAATCCGAGAAGCGCAAACACGTCGACTTCATGAACAAGAGCGATGACTTCACTAACCTGCTGGAGCATGAGCGCGAGAG ACTAAAGAAACTGTTGGAGCAGGAGAAGGCATACCAAGCCCGTAAAGACAAGGATCACAGCAGACGGCTAGAAAAAGTAAGAGAAGAGCTGGTGAAGCTGAAGTCCTTCGCTCTGATGCTGGTGGACGAGAGGCAGCTCCATATTGACCAGATTGATCAGCAAAGCCAAAAGATCATGGACCTCAGCAAAAAGCTGCAAGAGAGAGATCAACATCTGGAAAGTGTCACCAGCAAATACAAAGAGGACAGTCAGAGAATTCAGAAGTTGGAAGTGGAGTTAGAGCATAAAGCTGCTAAATTCTCACAGGAACATGAGGACATGACAACCAAGCTCTCCAGTCAGGAGTCCCAAAACCGACAGTTACGCACAAAGCTGGCTGGTCTGTCTCGGAGAATTGAGGAGCTGGAGGAAAGTAACAAAGCACTGCAGAAATCCGAGGAGGATTTGCAAGAGTTAAGGGACAAAATCAGCAGGGGAGAATGTGGAAACTCAAGCCTCATGGCTGAGCTTGAAACTCTCCGTAAAAGAGTGCtggagatggagggaaaggaTGAGGAGATAACAAAGGCAGAAGCACAGTGCAAGGAGCTGAGGAGGAAGCTTCAAGATGAGGAGAATCACAATCGTGAGCTGAAACTTGAAATTGAAAAGCTACAGAAAAGGATGGCAGACTTGGAGAAACTTGAGGGAACTTTTAACGTGAGCAAATCAGAGTGTACACAACTTCATGCAAGCCTAGAACGAGAGAAGGTCTTGACAAAGAACTTAACCAAGGAGCTGGAAACTGTTAAAAATCATGTTAAAGAGCTTCAGTGTGCTGAGTCTAGGCTTGAAAAGGCAGAAAGTAGCTTAAAAGATGATTTGACAAAACTCAAgtcatttactgtaatattgGTGGATGAGAGGAAGAACATGGCAGAGAGAATTAAGCAAGAGGAGCAAAAAAGCGAGGACATGAGCAAGCTATTTAAGGCTGAGCAAGGCAAGGTCATGGAAATCACAGAGAAGCTGATTGAAGAGAGCAAAAAGCTTTTGAAACTGAAGTCAGAGATGGAGACGAAAGTGTCAGCTCTCACAAAGGAGAAAAATGACCTAAGGACTAGACTTGCATGTgaagaagagaaacaaaatgATCTCAATGCAAAGGTCAAGCTAATGCAAAAGAGAGTGGACTGTTTGGAGGAGGCTGAAAGACGATCCAGAAACAGACCTGATGTAGACAAGGCAAGATATGCTGATGAAGACAACAAGGTTAAGGAGTTAACAGAGGAGATTGATAGGCTGAAGAACCGCTTGAAGCAGCTAGAAGTTGTGGAGGGTGATTTGATGAAGACAGAGGATGAATATGATATGCTTGAAAAGAAGTTCAGAACAGAGCAGGATAAGGCCAATGTCCTTTCTCAGCTCCTGGAGGAAATGAAGTCACAGATTGCCAGAAACAAGGCCATTGAAAAGGGGGAGGCCGTGAGCCAAGAAGCTGAACTAAGATTGAGGTGCAAGATGGAGGAGGCCAAAACCAGAGATTTGCAGGCAGATGTCCTGGCTCTTAAGGAGAAGATTCATGAACTGATGAACAAGGAGGATCAGTTATCTCAACTTCAGGTCGATTACACAGTTCTACAGAAGAGGCTCATCGAAGAGcaggacaaaaagaaaagtatgAGCCAACAGATTCTACACCTCACCAAAGAGTTAGAGGTGACTAAGCGATACAGCAGAGCACTACGGCCTAGCATGAATGGAAGGAGGATAGTGGACGTCCCTCTTACTTCAACAGCTGTCCAGACAGATGCACATACTAATGAAGCACTTGAAGAGGAGACTCCAGCAGTATTCATAAGGAAATCTGTTCTGGAAGAAAATCATGTGATGAGCAATTTGAGGCAGAAAGGTCTTAAAAAACCAGCAGTGCTGGACCGTTATCCGCCTGCATCTGCAGAACTAGGTATGAAAAAATCATTGATTCCTtggatgaagaaaaaagaagcaagtgcTGATGCACAGGATGCCTTAGACAAGTTGACTTATAAAGTTAATGGAGATGCGTCCCCTCAATCTCCAGAGTTAACCATGTCACAAAAACCAGGCCAGCCACTGCATATAAGGGTGACTCCAGATCATCAAAACAGCACTGCCACATTGGAGATCACCAGTCCTCGTGCTGAGGACTTCTTCTCAAGTACCACAATTATCCCCACTTTAGGGCTGCAGAAACCACGGATAACTATAGTTCCTAAACCCACTACTGTGTCACCAAAGGGCAGCTTTGACGTAATGGACAGGACCAAGTCTCCAGTGACCATTACGACCATTTCTAGAGCCAAGTCACCAGAGGGAAGCAAGATCTCCTACCCTGATTCTCCAAGCTCTCCTGTCTCAGTCATCACAGTTAGCACAAGCCCAGTGATGCAGGCGCCTATCTCTCCAGAACCTCAGGAGACCTCAAGCATGGGCCGTGCTGTGTTTAAGGTGACTCCGGAGAAGCAGACGGTGCCAACACCAGTCCGCAAATACAACTCCAACACCAATATCATAACAACAGAAGACAACAAAATCCATATTCACCTAGGGAGTCAATACAAGAGGTCTCAGGACTCTGGAAGCAGTCCCACACTCACAGTAAGGCCTCTGACTGTATGCACAGAGAGCAAGGAGACACCCAATATGGGGACTGTCCTGCGTTCTCCCCGACAGTCCTCCACTACTTTAGGGAAAACCACACCTGGCAAGATGACAAGTAGCATCACCATTACCCCCATCACATCTGCTCCTTCCAAGCCAACTCAGTCTGTG TCCGGGACGGATGTGCAGTCAACTCGGACTTGCTCGGCAACACGAATCCCTATGTCAAAAGGTATGAAACCAGGCAAAACTGTAATGGGTCTCTCTGCAGTATCCAGGATAGAGTCTCGAGCTGAAAGCCAGTCAATGAAAATTGAACTGAGGAAGTCTGCAGTGATCAGCTCAGTGTCCACAGCAGGGGGCAAGAGCTGA
- the LOC113531737 gene encoding filamin-A-interacting protein 1 isoform X5, which translates to MTLFRHLIEVSQDSFRSPFVRLKKLLEQEKAYQARKDKDHSRRLEKVREELVKLKSFALMLVDERQLHIDQIDQQSQKIMDLSKKLQERDQHLESVTSKYKEDSQRIQKLEVELEHKAAKFSQEHEDMTTKLSSQESQNRQLRTKLAGLSRRIEELEESNKALQKSEEDLQELRDKISRGECGNSSLMAELETLRKRVLEMEGKDEEITKAEAQCKELRRKLQDEENHNRELKLEIEKLQKRMADLEKLEGTFNVSKSECTQLHASLEREKVLTKNLTKELETVKNHVKELQCAESRLEKAESSLKDDLTKLKSFTVILVDERKNMAERIKQEEQKSEDMSKLFKAEQGKVMEITEKLIEESKKLLKLKSEMETKVSALTKEKNDLRTRLACEEEKQNDLNAKVKLMQKRVDCLEEAERRSRNRPDVDKARYADEDNKVKELTEEIDRLKNRLKQLEVVEGDLMKTEDEYDMLEKKFRTEQDKANVLSQLLEEMKSQIARNKAIEKGEAVSQEAELRLRCKMEEAKTRDLQADVLALKEKIHELMNKEDQLSQLQVDYTVLQKRLIEEQDKKKSMSQQILHLTKELEVTKRYSRALRPSMNGRRIVDVPLTSTAVQTDAHTNEALEEETPAVFIRKSVLEENHVMSNLRQKGLKKPAVLDRYPPASAELGMKKSLIPWMKKKEASADAQDALDKLTYKVNGDASPQSPELTMSQKPGQPLHIRVTPDHQNSTATLEITSPRAEDFFSSTTIIPTLGLQKPRITIVPKPTTVSPKGSFDVMDRTKSPVTITTISRAKSPEGSKISYPDSPSSPVSVITVSTSPVMQAPISPEPQETSSMGRAVFKVTPEKQTVPTPVRKYNSNTNIITTEDNKIHIHLGSQYKRSQDSGSSPTLTVRPLTVCTESKETPNMGTVLRSPRQSSTTLGKTTPGKMTSSITITPITSAPSKPTQSVSGTDVQSTRTCSATRIPMSKGMKPGKTVMGLSAVSRIESRAESQSMKIELRKSAVISSVSTAGGKS; encoded by the exons ATGACGTTATTTAGGCATCTGATCGAGGTTTCACAGGACTCTTTTCGTTCTCCCTTCGTCAG ACTAAAGAAACTGTTGGAGCAGGAGAAGGCATACCAAGCCCGTAAAGACAAGGATCACAGCAGACGGCTAGAAAAAGTAAGAGAAGAGCTGGTGAAGCTGAAGTCCTTCGCTCTGATGCTGGTGGACGAGAGGCAGCTCCATATTGACCAGATTGATCAGCAAAGCCAAAAGATCATGGACCTCAGCAAAAAGCTGCAAGAGAGAGATCAACATCTGGAAAGTGTCACCAGCAAATACAAAGAGGACAGTCAGAGAATTCAGAAGTTGGAAGTGGAGTTAGAGCATAAAGCTGCTAAATTCTCACAGGAACATGAGGACATGACAACCAAGCTCTCCAGTCAGGAGTCCCAAAACCGACAGTTACGCACAAAGCTGGCTGGTCTGTCTCGGAGAATTGAGGAGCTGGAGGAAAGTAACAAAGCACTGCAGAAATCCGAGGAGGATTTGCAAGAGTTAAGGGACAAAATCAGCAGGGGAGAATGTGGAAACTCAAGCCTCATGGCTGAGCTTGAAACTCTCCGTAAAAGAGTGCtggagatggagggaaaggaTGAGGAGATAACAAAGGCAGAAGCACAGTGCAAGGAGCTGAGGAGGAAGCTTCAAGATGAGGAGAATCACAATCGTGAGCTGAAACTTGAAATTGAAAAGCTACAGAAAAGGATGGCAGACTTGGAGAAACTTGAGGGAACTTTTAACGTGAGCAAATCAGAGTGTACACAACTTCATGCAAGCCTAGAACGAGAGAAGGTCTTGACAAAGAACTTAACCAAGGAGCTGGAAACTGTTAAAAATCATGTTAAAGAGCTTCAGTGTGCTGAGTCTAGGCTTGAAAAGGCAGAAAGTAGCTTAAAAGATGATTTGACAAAACTCAAgtcatttactgtaatattgGTGGATGAGAGGAAGAACATGGCAGAGAGAATTAAGCAAGAGGAGCAAAAAAGCGAGGACATGAGCAAGCTATTTAAGGCTGAGCAAGGCAAGGTCATGGAAATCACAGAGAAGCTGATTGAAGAGAGCAAAAAGCTTTTGAAACTGAAGTCAGAGATGGAGACGAAAGTGTCAGCTCTCACAAAGGAGAAAAATGACCTAAGGACTAGACTTGCATGTgaagaagagaaacaaaatgATCTCAATGCAAAGGTCAAGCTAATGCAAAAGAGAGTGGACTGTTTGGAGGAGGCTGAAAGACGATCCAGAAACAGACCTGATGTAGACAAGGCAAGATATGCTGATGAAGACAACAAGGTTAAGGAGTTAACAGAGGAGATTGATAGGCTGAAGAACCGCTTGAAGCAGCTAGAAGTTGTGGAGGGTGATTTGATGAAGACAGAGGATGAATATGATATGCTTGAAAAGAAGTTCAGAACAGAGCAGGATAAGGCCAATGTCCTTTCTCAGCTCCTGGAGGAAATGAAGTCACAGATTGCCAGAAACAAGGCCATTGAAAAGGGGGAGGCCGTGAGCCAAGAAGCTGAACTAAGATTGAGGTGCAAGATGGAGGAGGCCAAAACCAGAGATTTGCAGGCAGATGTCCTGGCTCTTAAGGAGAAGATTCATGAACTGATGAACAAGGAGGATCAGTTATCTCAACTTCAGGTCGATTACACAGTTCTACAGAAGAGGCTCATCGAAGAGcaggacaaaaagaaaagtatgAGCCAACAGATTCTACACCTCACCAAAGAGTTAGAGGTGACTAAGCGATACAGCAGAGCACTACGGCCTAGCATGAATGGAAGGAGGATAGTGGACGTCCCTCTTACTTCAACAGCTGTCCAGACAGATGCACATACTAATGAAGCACTTGAAGAGGAGACTCCAGCAGTATTCATAAGGAAATCTGTTCTGGAAGAAAATCATGTGATGAGCAATTTGAGGCAGAAAGGTCTTAAAAAACCAGCAGTGCTGGACCGTTATCCGCCTGCATCTGCAGAACTAGGTATGAAAAAATCATTGATTCCTtggatgaagaaaaaagaagcaagtgcTGATGCACAGGATGCCTTAGACAAGTTGACTTATAAAGTTAATGGAGATGCGTCCCCTCAATCTCCAGAGTTAACCATGTCACAAAAACCAGGCCAGCCACTGCATATAAGGGTGACTCCAGATCATCAAAACAGCACTGCCACATTGGAGATCACCAGTCCTCGTGCTGAGGACTTCTTCTCAAGTACCACAATTATCCCCACTTTAGGGCTGCAGAAACCACGGATAACTATAGTTCCTAAACCCACTACTGTGTCACCAAAGGGCAGCTTTGACGTAATGGACAGGACCAAGTCTCCAGTGACCATTACGACCATTTCTAGAGCCAAGTCACCAGAGGGAAGCAAGATCTCCTACCCTGATTCTCCAAGCTCTCCTGTCTCAGTCATCACAGTTAGCACAAGCCCAGTGATGCAGGCGCCTATCTCTCCAGAACCTCAGGAGACCTCAAGCATGGGCCGTGCTGTGTTTAAGGTGACTCCGGAGAAGCAGACGGTGCCAACACCAGTCCGCAAATACAACTCCAACACCAATATCATAACAACAGAAGACAACAAAATCCATATTCACCTAGGGAGTCAATACAAGAGGTCTCAGGACTCTGGAAGCAGTCCCACACTCACAGTAAGGCCTCTGACTGTATGCACAGAGAGCAAGGAGACACCCAATATGGGGACTGTCCTGCGTTCTCCCCGACAGTCCTCCACTACTTTAGGGAAAACCACACCTGGCAAGATGACAAGTAGCATCACCATTACCCCCATCACATCTGCTCCTTCCAAGCCAACTCAGTCTGTG TCCGGGACGGATGTGCAGTCAACTCGGACTTGCTCGGCAACACGAATCCCTATGTCAAAAGGTATGAAACCAGGCAAAACTGTAATGGGTCTCTCTGCAGTATCCAGGATAGAGTCTCGAGCTGAAAGCCAGTCAATGAAAATTGAACTGAGGAAGTCTGCAGTGATCAGCTCAGTGTCCACAGCAGGGGGCAAGAGCTGA